The genomic region CTTCGATGCACGCGGCCCCTTCGCATCCAAGGGGCAGAAAGTGCTGGTATGGCAAGCACTAGCTAAGAACCGTATTGGTATCTCGGGAGAGGCTATACAAGTCATTGATTTTGGGGGAGCACCTGGCCTTGTGTGGGTATTTAGTAAAGGCGATACCATTAACATTGGTGGAGGATTTCTAGGTAACAATACACCCCGAGCAAGATCTTTGAAAATAATTTCGCGCTTATTAGGAGAACAAGTAGAAAACAGCATACTAGAGGAAAAGCACTCAATAGTCACGATATTGCCAGAAATAAGCCTAGGAAGCGGCAATTGTATAAGGGTAGGTGAAGCAGCTGGTCTCGTAATGAGTCTTGGAGGAGAAGGTATTAGGCCTGCAGTTCTCTCCGCTATTGCTGCCTTCGAGTCACTAAAATATAGCGGGGATGGTGAATTGTCTTTTGGCTGGAACTCTTATCGGGAAAAACTTAGACCGCTAATATATCAGGTAAGGATTAACAAGCTAATATTTGGTATGAGTGCATCACTGGGCAGTGCTTTTGCAAAAAAGGTTCTTGCCTCCTTGGATGACGATATCCTCATAGAGTGGTTTAAGGGTCAGCTTGGGCTAAAAACATCGTTGCCAAAACTGACTGGCTTTATCTTAAAATCGCTCCTAGAGTAAGCGCTTGTAACTGCTGACAACAACTAGCTACTTAGTTTTGAAATCTTCTCGGCGACGTCGTCAGCTGATTTGAA from Pyrofollis japonicus harbors:
- a CDS encoding geranylgeranyl reductase family protein, which translates into the protein MTSNSRNNSQLRIIGAGVAGSIMAYLATMNGFVVETYDISPSYTKPCGEAFPLWLLGVLDKWNVPRPPIYDRIHVFKIYDENLNMIRVIESKEPVWAIIDKAVWINNIRNKVGIKTIREQIKCSSDIDDNVLFFDARGPFASKGQKVLVWQALAKNRIGISGEAIQVIDFGGAPGLVWVFSKGDTINIGGGFLGNNTPRARSLKIISRLLGEQVENSILEEKHSIVTILPEISLGSGNCIRVGEAAGLVMSLGGEGIRPAVLSAIAAFESLKYSGDGELSFGWNSYREKLRPLIYQVRINKLIFGMSASLGSAFAKKVLASLDDDILIEWFKGQLGLKTSLPKLTGFILKSLLE